The DNA sequence TCATCTCTATGAAAGCCTTAGCGCCTGCGAATCCGCAGGGTACCAAGTATGAAGAGGTGCCCATTCCAGCCGAGCTTGAAGAGCGGGCTCAGGAAGCACGCCTTGCGCTGATTGAGGCAGCCGCTGAAGGCGATGATGACCTCCTGACTAAATACTTGGAAGGAGAAGAACTAACGGAAGAAGAAATTAAGCAAGGCTTGGTGAAAGGTATTGCTCAGGCCAAGGTTTTCCCTGTTTTCTGCGGTTCGGCGGCCAAAAATATCGGTACCCACCAACTCCTGGACGCTGTCATTTCATACCTGCCCGCTCCTAATGTCAGATCGGTAAAAGGTTTTCACCCTGTAAGCAAAGAGACGTTAGAAAGAACCCATTCCGACCCGTTTGCGGCATTAGTCTTTAAAACAACTGCAGATCCCTTCGTCGGCCGGCTTAGTTTCATACGCATCTTTTCCGGAATGCTCAAGCCGGACAGCACCCTTTATAACGTAACGCGCGACAAGACGGAGCGTATTGGTAATATCTTTACGATGCGCGGAAAACAGCAAGATAGCTTAACGGTAGCCCATGCCGGCGACATTGTCGTAGTCGCCAAGATGCAAGAGACAAAAACAGGGGATTCGCTGTGCGACAAGGATAAACCAATTGTTTTTGAGCCGATTAATTATCCTAAGCCGATGTTTATGATGGCCGTAGAACCTAAGAACAAGGGTGATGAAGATAAACTGGCCAACGCGCTGAGCCGTATGGCGGATGAAGATGCAACATTTCTGCTCGAGAAAAATAACGAGACGCATCAATTACTAGTCAGAGGTTTGAGCGATCTGCATCTTGACGTAATTGTCGAACGGATGAAACGTAAGTTCGGCGTTGATGTCAAACTTAGCGATCCCAAAATCCCTTACCGTGAAACCATTCGATCCAGTGTTAAAGTTGAATATAAACACAAAAAACAAAGCGGCGGTCATGGGCAATACGGTCATGTATGGCTTCAAATTGAACCGTTACCGCAAGGTGGCGGCTTCGAGTTTACTGAAAGCATTTTTGGCGGCGCCGTTCCTAGACAGTATTTCCCTGCGGTAGAGAAGGGCATCCGGGAGGCTATGGCTGGCGGCGTAATTGCTGGTTACCCCATGACGGATATTAAAGTAAACCTCTTTGACGGGTCTTACCATGATGTAGACTCGTCGGAAATGGCTTTTAAAATTGCTGCATCGGCGGCTCTGCGCAAAGGTGCGCTTCAAGCTAAGCCCATCCTGCTCGAGCCAATCTACAATGTAGAAGTAACGGTTCCCGAAGC is a window from the Sporolituus thermophilus DSM 23256 genome containing:
- the fusA gene encoding elongation factor G; the protein is MKEYRSDRLRNVGIVAHGGAGKTTLTEAFLFSSGAISRMGRVDDGSATTDFEPEEIKRKVTISASLAPCEWREHKINFLDTPGYADFVSEVKGSLRAVDSVLVVLCAAAGVEVETEKVWQYAADLGLPRIAFINKMDRENADFDNVLNVMRDKFGQGVVPLQLPIGSQDTFKGLIDLISMKALAPANPQGTKYEEVPIPAELEERAQEARLALIEAAAEGDDDLLTKYLEGEELTEEEIKQGLVKGIAQAKVFPVFCGSAAKNIGTHQLLDAVISYLPAPNVRSVKGFHPVSKETLERTHSDPFAALVFKTTADPFVGRLSFIRIFSGMLKPDSTLYNVTRDKTERIGNIFTMRGKQQDSLTVAHAGDIVVVAKMQETKTGDSLCDKDKPIVFEPINYPKPMFMMAVEPKNKGDEDKLANALSRMADEDATFLLEKNNETHQLLVRGLSDLHLDVIVERMKRKFGVDVKLSDPKIPYRETIRSSVKVEYKHKKQSGGHGQYGHVWLQIEPLPQGGGFEFTESIFGGAVPRQYFPAVEKGIREAMAGGVIAGYPMTDIKVNLFDGSYHDVDSSEMAFKIAASAALRKGALQAKPILLEPIYNVEVTVPEAYMGDIIGDFNSRRGRILGMEPIGKGLGVVRAQVPLAEIFRYSIDLRSMTQGRGSFDMSFSHYEEVPQRIAEGIIASAKKDKAEEE